From Streptomyces asiaticus, one genomic window encodes:
- a CDS encoding TIGR03557 family F420-dependent LLM class oxidoreductase: MTEYGYFLAAEEHGPADLVEQARMAEQAGFSHLWISDHYHPWNDAQGQSSFVWSVIGALAQATSLPVQTAVTCPTIRIHPAIVAQAAATSAVLLEGRFRLGVGSGEALNEHVLGDRWPPAPIRLEMLEEAVMVMRQLFEGRRVTHHGKHYTVENARLYTVPEEPVPIDIAAFGSAAAALAGRVGDGFITMTPDAELVARFRRGSGAGGNSKPARGGLKVAYGPDPDEALRTAHRLWPTEGLPGEVLSTLTTPGQFEQAAQLVTPERIADEVVCGDDAEAHVAALNAYAEAGFDTVYVNQIGPDQRGFFDFYRTKVLPQVAG; the protein is encoded by the coding sequence ATGACCGAGTACGGCTACTTCCTGGCCGCCGAAGAACACGGGCCCGCGGACCTTGTCGAGCAGGCACGGATGGCGGAGCAGGCCGGGTTCAGCCATTTGTGGATCTCGGACCACTACCACCCCTGGAACGACGCCCAGGGCCAGAGTTCGTTCGTCTGGTCGGTGATCGGGGCCCTCGCACAGGCCACCAGCCTGCCCGTGCAGACCGCGGTGACCTGCCCCACCATCCGCATCCACCCCGCCATCGTGGCCCAGGCCGCCGCCACCAGCGCGGTGCTGCTGGAGGGCCGCTTCCGGCTGGGCGTGGGCAGCGGCGAGGCGCTGAACGAGCATGTGCTGGGCGACCGCTGGCCGCCCGCGCCGATCCGGCTGGAGATGCTGGAGGAGGCCGTGATGGTGATGCGCCAGCTGTTCGAGGGGCGCCGCGTCACCCATCACGGCAAGCACTACACGGTGGAGAACGCCCGGCTGTACACCGTGCCCGAGGAGCCGGTGCCCATCGACATCGCGGCCTTCGGATCGGCCGCCGCCGCGCTGGCCGGACGGGTCGGCGACGGCTTCATCACCATGACCCCGGACGCGGAGCTGGTGGCGCGGTTCCGGCGCGGCAGCGGCGCCGGGGGCAACAGCAAACCGGCCCGCGGCGGCCTGAAGGTGGCTTACGGCCCGGATCCCGACGAGGCCCTGCGCACGGCCCACCGGCTGTGGCCGACCGAGGGGCTGCCCGGCGAGGTGCTGTCGACGCTGACCACCCCGGGCCAGTTCGAGCAGGCCGCCCAGCTCGTCACCCCCGAGCGCATCGCCGATGAAGTGGTCTGCGGGGATGACGCGGAGGCGCATGTGGCCGCGCTGAACGCCTACGCGGAGGCCGGGTTCGACACCGTCTACGTCAATCAGATCGGCCCCGACCAGCGCGGCTTCTTCGACTTCTACCGCACCAAGGTGCTGCCGCAGGTGGCCGGTTGA
- a CDS encoding TIGR03086 family metal-binding protein: MAENPLLTRYAEALDLFTERVHAIRPDQWDDPTPCTEWTVRDLVNHLAVEQMWVPPLVREGASVGDQSDAMEGDLLGDDPVATWDVVATAARDAFREPGALDRMVDLSYGESPATHYCAQMTADAAVHAWDLARAIGADERIPKPLVDFSVREVAPYAADLEESGLFAAPVEPPAGADAQARLLALLGREP, encoded by the coding sequence ATGGCGGAGAATCCGCTGCTGACCAGGTACGCCGAGGCGCTGGACCTCTTCACCGAACGGGTGCACGCGATCCGGCCCGATCAGTGGGACGACCCGACGCCCTGCACCGAGTGGACCGTACGCGACCTGGTGAACCATCTCGCCGTCGAGCAGATGTGGGTGCCGCCGCTGGTCCGGGAGGGGGCGAGCGTCGGCGACCAGAGCGATGCGATGGAGGGCGATCTGCTCGGCGACGACCCCGTCGCCACGTGGGACGTGGTGGCGACCGCGGCTCGGGATGCCTTTCGCGAGCCGGGGGCGCTCGACCGGATGGTCGACCTCTCGTACGGGGAGAGCCCCGCGACGCACTACTGCGCGCAGATGACGGCTGACGCCGCGGTGCACGCGTGGGATCTGGCCCGGGCCATTGGGGCGGATGAGCGCATTCCCAAGCCGCTGGTGGACTTTTCGGTGCGGGAGGTCGCGCCGTACGCGGCGGATTTGGAGGAGAGCGGGCTGTTCGCGGCGCCGGTTGAGCCGCCGGCGGGGGCGGATGCGCAGGCTCGGCTGCTGGCCCTGCTGGGTCGCGAGCCGTAG
- a CDS encoding catalase has protein sequence MTEDRKERQRDMYRAPDPAEGPLTTDQGVAVDHTDDSLTVGERGPTLMEDFHFREKLTHFDHERIPERVVHARGAGAYGYFEPYESCAEFTRAAFLQDPSVRTPVFVRFSTVQGPRGSADTVRDVRGFATKFYTSEGNYDLVGNNMPVFFIQDGIKFPDFVHALKPEPQNDIPTGASAHDTLWDFVSLQPETMHMMMWLMSDRAIPRSYRMMQGFGVHTFRFVDAQGRGTFVKFHWKPKLGVHSLVWDEAQECQGRDPDFNRRDLWEAIEAGQYPEYELGVQLIPEEDEFNFDVDLLDATKIIPEEQVPVRPIGHMVLNRNPDNFFAETEQVAFHTANVVPGIDFTNDPLLQARNFSYLDTQLIRLGGPNFSQLPVNQPVTPARTNQRDGYHQSMIHKGTNYSPNSLGGGCPALAGADGYAFSHYAERVEGHKIRKRSESFKDFYSQAALFWNSMSDWERRHIVDAFRFELGKVGAVHVRERTVEQLARVDYDLASQVAQGIGVALPEPGANNHKPQASPALSLDNLQGDGSIRTRQIAVLVMDGVDTGQLTQAQEALTAQGAIVEALAPHDGKVLGADGNGYAVDRALPTVASVLYDAVLLPGGPTGTPGLASDSEAMRFVRDAYRHGKPIGALGSGVGILSSLDPEGLHIASGHGHVCTDRGVVTDATTGTASEEFTQAFTEAIAAHRHWDRPRVRC, from the coding sequence ATGACGGAGGACCGCAAGGAGCGGCAGCGCGACATGTACCGCGCGCCCGACCCCGCCGAAGGGCCGCTGACCACCGACCAGGGCGTGGCCGTCGACCACACCGATGACTCCCTCACCGTGGGCGAACGCGGCCCGACCCTGATGGAGGACTTCCACTTCCGCGAGAAGCTGACCCATTTCGACCATGAGCGCATCCCGGAACGGGTGGTGCACGCGCGGGGCGCGGGCGCGTACGGCTACTTCGAGCCGTACGAGTCCTGCGCGGAGTTCACCCGCGCCGCCTTCCTCCAGGATCCGTCCGTGCGCACCCCGGTCTTCGTACGCTTCTCCACCGTGCAGGGGCCCCGGGGCTCGGCGGACACGGTGCGGGACGTGCGCGGCTTCGCGACGAAGTTCTACACCTCGGAGGGCAACTACGACCTGGTCGGCAACAACATGCCGGTCTTCTTCATCCAGGACGGGATCAAGTTCCCCGACTTCGTGCACGCGCTCAAGCCGGAGCCGCAGAACGACATCCCGACCGGCGCCTCCGCCCATGACACCCTGTGGGACTTCGTCTCGCTCCAGCCCGAGACCATGCACATGATGATGTGGCTGATGTCGGACCGGGCGATTCCGCGCAGCTACCGGATGATGCAGGGCTTCGGGGTGCACACCTTCCGCTTCGTGGACGCCCAGGGCCGCGGCACCTTTGTGAAGTTCCACTGGAAGCCGAAGCTGGGCGTCCACTCGCTGGTGTGGGACGAGGCGCAGGAGTGCCAGGGCCGCGACCCGGACTTCAACCGGCGCGATCTGTGGGAGGCGATCGAGGCGGGTCAGTACCCCGAGTACGAGCTGGGGGTGCAGCTGATCCCGGAGGAGGACGAGTTCAACTTCGATGTCGATCTGCTCGACGCCACGAAGATCATTCCGGAGGAGCAGGTGCCGGTGCGGCCGATCGGCCACATGGTCCTGAACCGCAACCCGGACAACTTCTTCGCGGAGACCGAGCAGGTGGCCTTCCACACCGCGAACGTGGTCCCCGGCATCGACTTCACCAATGACCCGCTGCTCCAGGCACGTAACTTCTCGTATCTGGACACCCAGCTGATCCGGCTGGGCGGGCCCAACTTCTCGCAACTGCCGGTCAACCAGCCCGTCACCCCGGCCCGGACCAACCAGCGGGACGGCTACCACCAGAGCATGATCCACAAGGGGACGAACTACTCCCCCAACTCGCTCGGCGGCGGCTGCCCGGCCCTGGCGGGAGCGGACGGCTATGCCTTCTCCCACTACGCGGAGCGGGTGGAGGGCCACAAGATCCGCAAGCGGAGCGAGTCCTTCAAGGACTTCTACAGCCAGGCCGCGCTGTTCTGGAACAGCATGAGCGACTGGGAGAGGCGCCATATCGTGGACGCCTTCCGCTTCGAGCTGGGCAAGGTCGGCGCGGTACATGTGCGGGAGCGCACGGTCGAGCAGCTGGCCCGGGTCGACTACGACCTGGCCTCGCAGGTGGCCCAGGGCATCGGCGTGGCGCTGCCGGAACCGGGCGCCAACAACCACAAGCCGCAGGCCTCGCCCGCGCTGAGCCTCGACAACCTCCAGGGCGACGGCTCCATCCGCACCCGTCAGATCGCGGTACTGGTCATGGACGGCGTGGACACCGGCCAGCTCACCCAGGCCCAGGAGGCGCTCACCGCCCAGGGCGCCATCGTCGAGGCCCTCGCCCCGCACGACGGCAAGGTCCTCGGCGCCGACGGCAACGGCTACGCGGTGGACCGCGCCCTCCCCACGGTCGCCTCCGTCCTCTACGACGCGGTCCTCCTCCCCGGCGGCCCCACCGGCACCCCCGGCCTGGCCTCCGACAGCGAGGCCATGCGCTTCGTCCGCGACGCCTACCGCCACGGCAAGCCCATCGGCGCCCTGGGCTCCGGCGTCGGCATCCTCTCCTCCCTCGACCCGGAGGGCCTCCACATCGCCTCCGGCCACGGCCACGTCTGCACCGACCGCGGCGTCGTCACGGACGCCACGACGGGCACGGCGAGCGAGGAATTCACCCAAGCCTTCACCGAGGCCATAGCCGCCCACCGCCACTGGGACCGGCCGCGGGTCCGCTGCTGA
- a CDS encoding type 1 glutamine amidotransferase domain-containing protein, with the protein MKVAFLVAPEGVEQVELTDPWQAVRDAGGTPRLVSTKPGRIQAFNHLDKADTFEVDQVVKDATVEEYDALVLPGGVANPDFLRLNDKAVAFARGFFDAGKPVAAICHAPWTLVEADVVRGRTLTSWPSLRTDITNAGGTWVDEQVKVCTGGPNALITSRKPDDLKAFREAFLEEFAKTTKGSAR; encoded by the coding sequence ATGAAGGTCGCTTTTCTCGTGGCCCCGGAAGGTGTGGAACAGGTCGAGCTGACCGACCCCTGGCAGGCGGTCCGGGACGCCGGGGGCACCCCCCGTCTGGTGTCCACCAAGCCCGGCCGCATCCAGGCGTTCAACCATCTCGACAAGGCGGACACCTTCGAGGTCGACCAGGTCGTGAAGGACGCGACGGTCGAGGAGTACGACGCCCTGGTGCTGCCCGGCGGGGTGGCCAACCCCGACTTCCTGCGCCTGAACGACAAGGCCGTCGCCTTCGCCAGGGGCTTCTTCGACGCGGGCAAGCCGGTGGCCGCGATCTGCCACGCCCCCTGGACGCTGGTGGAGGCCGATGTCGTACGCGGCCGCACCCTGACCTCCTGGCCGAGTCTGCGCACCGACATCACCAACGCCGGCGGAACCTGGGTGGACGAGCAGGTCAAGGTCTGCACCGGCGGGCCCAACGCCCTGATCACCAGCCGTAAGCCGGATGATCTCAAGGCGTTCCGCGAGGCGTTCCTGGAGGAGTTCGCGAAGACGACGAAGGGATCGGCACGATGA
- a CDS encoding hemerythrin domain-containing protein, whose product MTATPEQHDVVTLLTADHHAVRDLFEGYRTTTDPELRRQLVDRMTVAVVRHSVTEEVHLYPTVRKALPNGDRIADEEIEELTEAERILSDLDAVDPRDPRFDPLVRELMDVVSMHIRGEEDLVFPELRERLTPEERMALGLRVGEAAAAVQGVPPVSSEGPGPGRTLAARVREQLTGRTR is encoded by the coding sequence ATGACAGCGACGCCGGAACAACACGATGTGGTGACCCTGCTCACCGCGGACCACCACGCGGTGCGCGACCTCTTCGAGGGGTACCGCACCACCACCGACCCGGAGCTGCGGCGGCAGCTGGTCGACCGGATGACGGTGGCGGTGGTGCGGCACTCCGTGACCGAGGAGGTCCATCTGTACCCCACGGTCCGCAAGGCGCTGCCGAACGGCGACCGGATCGCCGACGAGGAGATCGAGGAGCTGACCGAGGCCGAGCGGATCCTGTCCGACCTGGACGCCGTGGACCCCCGGGACCCGCGGTTCGACCCACTGGTCCGGGAGCTGATGGACGTGGTGTCCATGCATATCCGCGGCGAGGAGGACCTGGTCTTCCCCGAGCTGCGGGAGCGGCTCACCCCCGAGGAGCGGATGGCGCTGGGCCTGCGGGTCGGCGAGGCGGCGGCCGCGGTGCAAGGGGTGCCCCCGGTCAGCTCGGAAGGTCCCGGTCCTGGCCGGACGCTGGCCGCCCGGGTCCGGGAGCAGCTGACCGGCCGAACTCGATGA
- a CDS encoding thiamine pyrophosphate-requiring protein translates to MTRKVADYILARLSEWGVEHVFGYPGDGINGLLAAWGRAENEPRFIQARHEEMAAFQAVGYAKFSGRLGVCAATSGPGAIHLLNGLYDAKLDHVPVVALVGQTHRSAMGGSYQQEVDLHSLFKDVASDFLETVTVPEQLPNVLDRAIRTAYARRAPTAVIIPADVQDLDYSAPTHEFKMVPSSLDRSGWSAVPSNSAVERASEVLNAGERVAILVGQGAAGARKEVQRAAETLGAGVAKALLGLDVLSDELPYVTGATGLLGTRPSYELMRDCDTLLTIGSSFPYSQFLPEFGKARGVQIDLDPHMIGMRYPYEVNLVGDARETLLRLLPLLERKEARDWQEEIVAGVRRWREVMASRAEVSADPINPEYVAHCLDPLLPSDTIVTCDSGSVANWYARHLRMRGEMRGSLSGTLATMGCGVPYAIGAKFARPDRPAVALVGDGAMQMNGLAELITVAKYRRLWEDPRLVIAIWNNQDLNQVTWEMRAMGGAPQFLPSQTIPDVSYARFAESLGMTGIRVEKPEQVERAWREALSADGPAVVEFLTDPDVPPIPPHATWEQMEATAESIIKGDPDRAGMVRQGLKAKVQEFLPHRKKTSDNA, encoded by the coding sequence ATGACCAGGAAAGTGGCCGACTACATCCTCGCCCGACTGTCGGAGTGGGGTGTCGAGCATGTGTTCGGCTACCCGGGGGACGGAATCAACGGCCTGCTCGCCGCATGGGGGCGGGCCGAGAACGAGCCCCGGTTCATCCAGGCCCGGCACGAGGAGATGGCCGCGTTCCAGGCCGTCGGCTACGCCAAGTTCAGCGGCCGCCTCGGCGTCTGCGCGGCGACCTCGGGACCCGGCGCGATCCACCTGCTGAACGGGTTGTACGACGCCAAGCTGGACCACGTCCCGGTGGTGGCGCTGGTCGGCCAGACCCACCGCAGCGCGATGGGCGGCTCGTACCAGCAGGAGGTGGATCTGCACAGCCTCTTCAAGGACGTGGCCTCCGACTTCCTGGAGACGGTCACCGTCCCCGAGCAGCTGCCCAACGTCCTGGACCGGGCCATCCGCACCGCCTACGCCCGCCGCGCCCCCACCGCCGTGATCATCCCGGCGGATGTGCAGGACCTCGACTACTCCGCGCCCACCCACGAGTTCAAGATGGTGCCCTCCAGCCTGGACCGCAGCGGCTGGTCCGCGGTGCCCTCCAACAGCGCGGTGGAGCGGGCCTCGGAGGTGCTCAACGCGGGCGAGCGGGTGGCGATCCTGGTCGGCCAGGGCGCCGCCGGGGCCCGCAAGGAGGTCCAGCGGGCGGCCGAGACCCTCGGCGCCGGGGTGGCCAAGGCGCTGCTCGGCCTGGATGTGCTCAGCGATGAACTGCCCTATGTCACCGGAGCCACCGGACTGCTGGGCACCCGGCCCTCGTACGAGCTGATGCGGGACTGCGACACCCTGCTGACCATCGGCTCCAGCTTTCCGTACAGCCAGTTCCTGCCGGAGTTCGGCAAGGCGCGCGGGGTCCAGATCGATCTCGATCCGCACATGATCGGGATGCGCTATCCGTACGAGGTCAACCTGGTCGGTGACGCGCGCGAGACCCTGCTGCGGCTGCTGCCGCTGCTGGAGCGCAAGGAGGCGCGGGACTGGCAGGAGGAGATCGTCGCGGGCGTACGGCGCTGGCGCGAGGTGATGGCCTCCCGCGCGGAGGTGTCCGCCGACCCGATCAACCCCGAGTACGTGGCCCACTGCCTGGACCCGCTGCTGCCCTCCGACACCATCGTCACCTGCGACTCCGGGTCCGTCGCCAACTGGTACGCCCGCCATCTGCGGATGCGCGGCGAGATGCGCGGCTCGCTTTCGGGCACGCTGGCCACGATGGGCTGCGGGGTGCCGTACGCCATCGGCGCCAAGTTCGCCCGTCCGGACCGGCCGGCGGTGGCGCTGGTCGGGGACGGCGCGATGCAGATGAACGGCCTGGCGGAGCTGATCACGGTGGCCAAGTACCGCCGGTTGTGGGAGGACCCCCGGCTGGTGATCGCCATCTGGAACAACCAGGACCTCAACCAGGTCACCTGGGAGATGCGGGCCATGGGCGGGGCGCCCCAGTTCCTGCCCTCGCAGACGATCCCGGATGTCTCCTACGCGCGGTTCGCCGAATCGCTCGGCATGACCGGCATCCGGGTGGAGAAGCCCGAGCAGGTCGAGCGGGCGTGGCGCGAGGCGCTGAGCGCGGACGGCCCGGCGGTCGTGGAGTTCCTCACCGACCCGGACGTCCCCCCGATCCCGCCGCACGCCACCTGGGAGCAGATGGAGGCCACGGCCGAGTCGATCATCAAGGGCGACCCGGACCGCGCGGGCATGGTCCGCCAGGGCCTGAAGGCGAAGGTGCAGGAGTTCCTGCCACACCGGAAGAAGACGTCGGACAACGCCTGA
- a CDS encoding sigma factor, whose translation MTSVRAHPRAHPRHPHDDAPDTSAEFRRIATLPDGPSKEALRQDVVRVWMPMPERLAGKFRNRGEAAEDLRQAAMVGLGKAVRRYDPDRGSAFESYPVPTVVGEVKRHFRDHMWSLRVPRRAQELRSQVREAVQELTRAPDAPTPDVVGVAAHTGPSEADVRTGMEALGGFATLSLDAEPRGADDGFRLRISQMQVSRPLSATCARLGRQAGSGAA comes from the coding sequence ATGACGTCCGTACGAGCACATCCCCGAGCACACCCCAGGCATCCGCACGACGACGCCCCGGACACCTCCGCCGAGTTCCGCCGGATCGCCACCCTGCCGGACGGGCCGTCGAAGGAGGCCCTGCGGCAGGACGTCGTCCGCGTCTGGATGCCCATGCCCGAGCGGCTCGCCGGAAAGTTCCGCAACCGCGGCGAGGCCGCCGAGGATCTGCGGCAGGCCGCCATGGTCGGCCTGGGCAAGGCCGTCAGGCGCTATGACCCGGACCGCGGCTCGGCCTTCGAGAGCTACCCCGTCCCGACCGTGGTCGGGGAGGTCAAGCGGCACTTCCGCGACCACATGTGGAGCCTGCGCGTCCCACGCCGGGCCCAGGAGCTGCGCAGCCAGGTCCGCGAGGCCGTCCAGGAGCTGACCCGCGCACCGGACGCGCCCACCCCGGACGTGGTCGGCGTCGCTGCCCACACCGGTCCGAGCGAGGCCGATGTGCGCACCGGCATGGAGGCCCTGGGCGGCTTCGCCACGCTGTCGCTGGACGCGGAACCGCGCGGCGCGGACGACGGCTTCCGGCTCCGCATCTCCCAGATGCAGGTCTCCCGTCCGCTCAGCGCCACCTGCGCCCGGCTGGGCAGGCAGGCAGGTTCCGGTGCGGCCTGA
- a CDS encoding PAS domain-containing protein has protein sequence MPGAEQFGAELSDFRKRVEELRTARALPPQERPSLLDAALFELQHVVDVLWPRYEELTAGSSRGSGGGRGDPQEQQLLRALFQRLPIATVLLDRDAVVRRMNFTATQLFHTRAGYATGRPLTAALRRDGQAALRSQVAAVARGEGDRSLTVWLSQPPVHGEVRVTLAALRPPGEPHPAVLATFQPGVAGPSAGEGAAGVRPQESRPDLGEVSRHAELLDLVDDMTAALLRAAPAGGGPEAVLAAASEVLHGRFADWVIADLAPEAGPGNPRRVMALGPREAVGDRTASLAEQDPADCPLVVDALYEGASALRVSPVEAEAFGRDATGAPVLVREEVTSLLCIPLRAGAGPVLGALTLFRTGGRGAFEMAEAGVADRISRHVALAMARTAERAPAPEA, from the coding sequence ATGCCAGGCGCAGAGCAGTTTGGTGCGGAGCTCTCAGACTTCCGCAAACGGGTTGAGGAGTTGCGGACCGCGCGAGCGCTGCCCCCGCAGGAGCGGCCGTCCCTGCTGGACGCCGCTCTCTTCGAACTCCAGCATGTGGTGGACGTGCTGTGGCCACGGTACGAGGAGCTGACGGCCGGCTCGTCCCGGGGCTCCGGCGGGGGCCGGGGCGACCCGCAGGAGCAGCAGCTGCTGCGGGCGCTGTTCCAGCGGCTGCCGATCGCCACGGTGCTGCTGGACCGCGACGCCGTGGTGCGGCGCATGAACTTCACCGCCACCCAGCTGTTCCACACCCGGGCCGGATACGCCACCGGTCGCCCGCTCACCGCCGCGCTGCGGCGCGACGGGCAGGCGGCGCTGCGCTCGCAGGTCGCCGCCGTCGCGCGCGGCGAGGGCGACCGCAGTCTGACGGTGTGGCTGTCGCAGCCGCCCGTCCACGGTGAGGTGCGGGTGACCCTGGCCGCGCTGCGGCCGCCGGGCGAGCCGCATCCGGCGGTGCTGGCGACGTTCCAGCCCGGGGTGGCCGGCCCGTCGGCGGGCGAGGGTGCGGCCGGGGTGCGGCCGCAGGAGTCCCGGCCGGATCTGGGCGAAGTGTCCCGCCATGCCGAGCTGCTGGACCTGGTGGACGACATGACGGCGGCACTGCTGAGGGCGGCGCCCGCCGGGGGTGGTCCGGAGGCGGTGCTGGCGGCGGCCTCGGAGGTGCTGCACGGCCGGTTCGCGGACTGGGTGATCGCCGATCTGGCCCCGGAGGCCGGTCCCGGCAACCCGCGCCGGGTGATGGCGCTCGGCCCGCGGGAGGCGGTGGGCGACCGTACGGCGTCCCTGGCCGAGCAGGATCCGGCCGACTGCCCCCTGGTGGTGGACGCGCTGTACGAGGGGGCCTCCGCGCTGCGGGTGAGCCCGGTCGAGGCCGAGGCCTTCGGCCGGGACGCCACGGGCGCTCCGGTGCTGGTGCGGGAGGAGGTCACCTCGCTGCTGTGCATACCCCTGCGCGCCGGCGCGGGCCCGGTCCTGGGGGCGCTCACGCTCTTCCGCACGGGCGGGCGCGGTGCCTTCGAGATGGCGGAGGCGGGCGTGGCGGACCGGATCTCCCGCCATGTCGCCCTGGCCATGGCGCGCACGGCCGAGCGCGCCCCGGCCCCCGAGGCGTGA
- a CDS encoding GAF and ANTAR domain-containing protein produces the protein MPDRTHIRAARQTDAPSLGRGLVELAEQAAAGTPQSCGATATAVLAEEPSAAADADRTTVATHPDLPPLVSVQMSAWEGPIISALDSGRPEGADDLLHDDRWPRYRARALDAGIRSSAALPFVYDGLTVTVSLYGLRPGPLRKAAQGTTGLLGDLATESMARDRLYRAALVQVDQLDTALRSRPVVDQACGIVMYVLGCDPDQAFDLLRRFSQQTNRKLAELAGTVVRTRGRGLERNLIEFGRSAAPGPGRPASGQDRDLPS, from the coding sequence ATGCCCGACCGTACGCACATCCGCGCAGCCCGCCAGACCGACGCGCCGTCCCTCGGACGCGGCTTGGTCGAACTGGCGGAGCAGGCCGCCGCGGGAACGCCGCAGAGCTGCGGGGCCACCGCCACCGCCGTGCTCGCCGAGGAGCCCTCCGCTGCCGCGGACGCCGACCGGACCACGGTGGCCACCCACCCCGATCTCCCCCCGCTGGTGTCGGTGCAGATGAGCGCGTGGGAGGGCCCGATCATCTCGGCGCTCGACAGCGGCCGCCCGGAGGGCGCCGACGATCTGCTCCACGACGACCGCTGGCCGCGCTACCGGGCCCGGGCGCTGGACGCGGGCATCCGGTCCTCCGCCGCCCTGCCCTTCGTCTACGACGGGCTCACCGTGACCGTCTCGCTCTACGGGCTGCGCCCGGGGCCGCTGCGGAAGGCCGCCCAGGGCACCACCGGGCTGCTCGGCGACCTGGCCACCGAGAGCATGGCCCGTGACCGGCTCTACCGCGCCGCCCTGGTCCAGGTCGACCAGCTGGACACGGCGCTGCGCAGCCGGCCGGTGGTGGACCAGGCGTGCGGCATCGTCATGTACGTCCTGGGCTGCGACCCGGACCAGGCGTTCGACCTGCTGCGCAGGTTCTCCCAGCAGACCAACCGCAAGCTGGCGGAGCTCGCCGGGACCGTGGTGCGCACCCGCGGCCGTGGTCTGGAGCGGAACCTCATCGAGTTCGGCCGGTCAGCTGCTCCCGGACCCGGGCGGCCAGCGTCCGGCCAGGACCGGGACCTTCCGAGCTGA